A single region of the Vicia villosa cultivar HV-30 ecotype Madison, WI linkage group LG4, Vvil1.0, whole genome shotgun sequence genome encodes:
- the LOC131597104 gene encoding uncharacterized protein LOC131597104, whose protein sequence is MTVPEYASKFVELAKYYVHYNNDEASEFSKCVKFENGLRDEIKQGIRYQRIRRFADLVDCSRIYEEDNLKLKSSHSRELVDKKGKKPMDRGKPYGRGNYKAGSWKKPSGGDSSAPVKCFKCGEPGHRVHECKSEEKKCYRCGKAGHIAADCKGRTVTCYNCGEEGHISPQCPKPKKNQTGGKVFALSGSETTPEDRLIKGTCFIHGTPLIAIIDTGATHSFISLDCAKRLNLEISDIHGSMIIDTPASGSVTTSFACLNCPIDIFGREFGMDLVCLPLEQLDVILGMNWLQFNRVHINCFTKTVIFPEDVRVEDLAMTARQVDEAMKGGAAVFMLIASMEVKKKAVSSDLPVVCEFPEVFPEDVRELPPEREVEFAIELVPGTSPVSMAPYRMSASELAELKSQLEELLEKEFIRPSVSPWGAPVLLVKKKCLTNLKLSHVVQQSDIMKVILLLSLKDLKFPEIIDLEKRTL, encoded by the coding sequence atgactgtgccagagtatgcgtccaagtttgtggagctagcaaagtattatgttcactataacaatgatgaagcgagcgaattttcgaagtgtgttaagttcgagaatggtctccgtgatgaaattaagcagggaatcaggtaccaaaggattcgtcggtttgctgatttggtagattgtagtagaatctacgaagaggacaacctgaagctgaagtcatctcactcccgtgagttagttgacaagaaagggaagaagcctatggaccgtggtaaaccatatggtagaggtaattataaagctggaagttggaagaagcctagtgggggagactctagtgctcctgttaagtgctttaagtgtggggaacctggacatcgtgttcacgagtgcaaaagtgaagagaagaagtgctaccggtgtggtaaagcaggccacattgctgctgactgcaaaggaaggactgtgacttgttataactgtggtgaagagggccatatcagtccacagtgtcctaagccaaagaagaatcaaactgggggtaaagttttcgctttatcaggttcagagactactccggaggatcgattgattaaaggtacgtgttttatccatggcactcctttaattgcaataatagatactggagcaactcactcgtttatttcattggattgtgctaaacgtctgaacttggaaatatctgatattcatggaagtatgatcattgacactcctgcgtcgggttcagtgactacttcgtttgcctgtttgaactgtccaattgatatttttggtagagagttcggaatggacttagtatgccttccgttggaacaacttgatgtcatcctgggtatgaattggttgcaatttaatcgggttcatatcaactgtttcacgaagacagttatttttcctgaagatgtcagagtcgaggatttagcaatgactgctagacaagtggatgaagccatgaagggcggggccgccgtgtttatgttgattgcatccatggaagtgaagaagaaagcggtgagtagtgatttaccagtagtatgtgaatttccagaagtttttccagaggatgtaagagagttaccgccagagagggaggtagaatttgctattgagttagtccctgggactagtcctgtgtcgatggcgccgtatcgtatgtcggcatctgaattagcagaattgaagagtcaactggaagagttactggaaaaagaattcattcgtcctagtgtgtcgccgtggggtgcgccggtgttgttggtaaagaagaa